The following are from one region of the Ignavibacteriota bacterium genome:
- a CDS encoding ABC transporter permease — MMTLVKIELLKIFRKWRTYIGFIAIGILVPLLHLAMYLEGQESIDFVTRNLRDSFILVGNLLNGYWISYIILNALTIHIPFLITLVAGDLLAGEATAGTYRLLVIRPISRLQIVTSKFLASLIYTSVLILFLSFMSLVIGLIIFGSGELIVTGSNAIIIFEKSDVLWRFFLAYSFAILSMMVVASLAIFFSSLVENAIGPIVATMAIIIIFIILSAFDVEILKELKPYLFTSYMMNWRDFFDDPVNLTEIMKSIFVLTGHIIVFFALTSFIFNKKDILS; from the coding sequence ATAATGACATTGGTTAAAATTGAGCTTTTGAAAATTTTCAGGAAATGGCGTACATATATTGGTTTTATTGCAATCGGTATCCTTGTGCCACTACTGCATCTGGCAATGTATCTGGAAGGGCAGGAATCGATAGATTTTGTAACACGCAATTTACGGGATTCTTTTATCTTAGTTGGAAATCTTCTGAACGGCTATTGGATTTCATACATAATACTTAACGCTCTTACTATTCACATCCCGTTTTTAATTACACTTGTTGCCGGAGATTTACTTGCTGGTGAAGCAACTGCAGGAACTTACCGGCTGCTTGTAATAAGACCAATTTCACGTTTGCAAATAGTCACTTCAAAATTTCTGGCATCTTTGATTTATACAAGTGTGTTGATACTTTTTCTTTCTTTTATGAGTTTGGTTATCGGGCTTATCATATTCGGAAGCGGTGAATTAATTGTAACAGGCAGCAATGCGATAATTATATTTGAAAAAAGTGATGTACTATGGCGATTTTTCCTGGCTTATAGTTTTGCAATTCTGAGTATGATGGTAGTAGCAAGTCTGGCTATCTTTTTTTCTTCACTTGTGGAAAATGCTATTGGTCCGATTGTAGCAACTATGGCAATAATTATTATCTTCATAATACTCTCTGCTTTCGATGTTGAGATACTAAAAGAATTAAAACCGTATTTATTCACGAGTTATATGATGAATTGGAGAGATTTTTTTGATGACCCGGTTAATCTGACCGAAATAATGAAATCAATATTTGTGCTGACTGGTCACATTATTGTTTTTTTTGCTTTGACTTCATTCATCTTCAATAAAAAAGACATCCTCAGCTAA
- a CDS encoding dienelactone hydrolase family protein: protein MKKIFLTIIISLIAILNSCSENKIEKTDLAEKEVEYFADSTLLKGYLVYDNKQKGKRPGILVVHEWWGLNDYARSRARMLAELGYVALALDMFGDGKTADNPEDAQRLASEIFTNLKIGENRFMAAYNFLKSQENVDSSKIAAIGYCFGGGVVLYMASIGIDLKAVASFHGSLEAIVPPKKNEVKTFFLVCNGADDSFTTKQQIDAFKTEMDTANVGYEFVNYAGAIHSFTNPAADSLGQKFDMPLAYNEKADKESWLEMQKVFKKVFDE from the coding sequence ATGAAAAAAATATTTCTTACTATAATTATATCACTTATTGCAATTTTAAACTCCTGTTCAGAAAACAAAATTGAGAAGACAGATTTGGCAGAAAAGGAAGTAGAATATTTTGCAGACAGTACGCTTTTGAAAGGATATCTTGTTTATGATAATAAACAGAAAGGAAAACGACCCGGTATTTTGGTAGTACACGAATGGTGGGGACTAAATGATTACGCTCGCAGCCGCGCCAGAATGCTTGCAGAATTAGGATATGTTGCTTTAGCTCTGGATATGTTCGGTGATGGTAAAACTGCTGATAACCCTGAAGACGCACAAAGGTTAGCTTCAGAGATATTCACTAATTTGAAGATTGGTGAAAATAGATTTATGGCTGCATACAATTTTTTGAAAAGTCAGGAAAATGTTGATTCATCCAAAATAGCTGCAATTGGTTACTGCTTTGGCGGCGGAGTTGTATTATATATGGCTAGTATTGGAATTGATTTGAAAGCAGTCGCAAGTTTTCATGGCAGTCTTGAGGCAATAGTTCCACCCAAAAAAAATGAAGTTAAAACCTTTTTTCTCGTTTGTAATGGAGCTGATGATTCTTTCACGACTAAACAGCAAATAGATGCATTTAAAACAGAAATGGATACTGCAAATGTGGGATATGAGTTCGTCAATTACGCAGGTGCTATTCATAGTTTTACAAATCCTGCTGCTGACAGCCTGGGTCAAAAATTTGATATGCCTTTGGCATATAACGAAAAAGCAGATAAGGAATCATGGCTGGAAATGCAAAAAGTTTTCAAAAAGGTTTTTGATGAATAA
- a CDS encoding cupin, protein MPKLISAPSTIKAVGNKPKIIEEFFGRVNSKTENISIAKMTSPAGWEEPGQTPEFDEYTLVLNGMLRVETRESIFDVKKGQAIITYGGEWIRYSSPNPEGAEYVAVCIPAFSPDTVHRDK, encoded by the coding sequence ATGCCAAAATTAATTTCTGCACCTTCAACTATCAAAGCCGTTGGAAATAAACCAAAAATTATTGAGGAGTTTTTTGGACGAGTTAATTCTAAAACTGAAAATATTAGCATCGCAAAAATGACAAGTCCTGCTGGTTGGGAAGAACCAGGTCAAACACCAGAATTTGATGAATATACATTAGTGCTTAATGGAATGTTGAGAGTCGAAACCAGAGAAAGTATTTTTGATGTAAAGAAAGGTCAGGCTATAATTACTTATGGCGGTGAATGGATAAGATACAGTTCACCAAATCCTGAAGGTGCAGAATATGTTGCTGTCTGTATTCCTGCATTTTCACCGGATACGGTTCACAGAGATAAATAA
- a CDS encoding MFS transporter — translation MKNRTPFPVVFWVANFIEVLERFAYYGIYLGFGIYMEYLGYTKGQLGIVQSLFLFFSYVTPIFSGSFADKYGFKKILIISYFAYLPTILLLIFTKSFTGIALTMLAIGFAAGIFKPLISGTVRVTSNATNKTLAFGIFYAMVNIGASFGPVVAGKLRAISWNHAFIAAAISIGLMLLITIFFYKEPKREISGVTLKQKFREIGIALSDIKFLIFLILLGLMFWLPLWAFFGIIAVYVDRNLDTVRLFMVIDSIFPTWFSNLLSTEVESGERRLLGETIAHTGYIIMIFQVFISWIFEKFKAIASFNIGLLIAALGMFTIGYAYLSVPEVVFLGIFLFAVGEMIASPRIQEYIMWLAPKEKAGLYMGTNFLATGLGGALSGVTYTVLYGYFRDNGNPEYVWFCLAGNFILGIISIYIFTKTAGEFKELKY, via the coding sequence ATGAAAAACAGAACCCCATTTCCTGTTGTTTTCTGGGTGGCGAATTTTATTGAAGTGCTGGAAAGATTTGCTTACTATGGAATTTATCTTGGTTTTGGAATTTATATGGAGTATCTCGGTTATACTAAAGGTCAACTCGGTATAGTTCAGAGCCTGTTCCTGTTTTTTTCTTATGTTACACCAATTTTTTCTGGCTCCTTCGCTGATAAGTATGGATTCAAAAAAATTCTAATCATATCTTACTTTGCTTACCTGCCAACCATCTTGCTGTTAATATTTACCAAATCATTTACCGGAATTGCATTAACAATGCTGGCAATTGGTTTTGCAGCCGGCATATTTAAACCACTGATTTCAGGTACAGTAAGAGTAACCAGTAATGCAACTAACAAGACTCTAGCGTTCGGAATATTTTACGCAATGGTGAATATCGGGGCTTCGTTCGGTCCTGTAGTTGCCGGTAAGTTAAGAGCAATATCATGGAATCATGCTTTTATTGCCGCAGCAATAAGTATAGGTTTAATGCTTCTTATAACTATATTTTTCTACAAGGAACCAAAAAGAGAAATTTCAGGAGTTACTTTAAAACAGAAATTCCGTGAAATTGGAATCGCACTGTCTGATATTAAGTTTCTTATTTTCCTCATTCTCCTTGGATTAATGTTTTGGCTTCCTCTCTGGGCATTTTTCGGAATTATAGCAGTATATGTAGATCGGAATTTAGATACTGTTCGTCTGTTTATGGTAATTGATAGTATTTTCCCGACCTGGTTTTCCAATCTATTATCTACTGAAGTCGAATCAGGCGAACGAAGACTTCTTGGCGAAACTATTGCACATACAGGATATATAATTATGATTTTTCAGGTTTTTATTTCCTGGATATTTGAAAAGTTCAAAGCTATTGCATCATTTAACATTGGATTGCTAATTGCAGCACTTGGTATGTTCACAATAGGTTATGCGTATCTATCTGTTCCGGAAGTAGTTTTTCTCGGAATTTTCCTTTTTGCGGTCGGAGAGATGATTGCATCACCAAGAATTCAGGAATACATTATGTGGCTTGCACCAAAAGAAAAAGCCGGACTATATATGGGAACAAATTTTCTTGCAACAGGATTGGGCGGTGCATTAAGTGGAGTAACTTATACAGTACTTTATGGATATTTCAGAGATAATGGAAATCCTGAATATGTCTGGTTTTGCCTTGCTGGTAATTTTATTCTTGGAATTATTTCAATTTATATTTTTACAAAAACTGCCGGCGAGTTTAAAGAATTAAAATATTAG
- the trmB gene encoding tRNA (guanosine(46)-N7)-methyltransferase TrmB: MARTKLKRIVAVKDLKNVFSINDPDFRKSFDEYFDTSKYFTIEIGCGNGEYCVELAGRYPVRNFIGIDVKASRIYHGALHAIKNKLHNVAFVISRAEKLCEIFPQKSLDEIYIPFPDPHIRRANHNRRLISPDFLKIYSQLIVDNGRIHFKTDNKELYEYASRTISEFRCKIVFMTSDLYKESSEEFTTNIKTSFESHYVKQGREIGYICFQF; encoded by the coding sequence ATGGCAAGAACGAAATTGAAAAGAATCGTCGCCGTAAAAGATCTGAAAAATGTTTTTAGCATAAATGATCCTGATTTTAGGAAATCATTTGACGAATATTTCGATACATCAAAATACTTTACAATTGAAATAGGATGCGGGAACGGTGAATATTGTGTTGAACTTGCAGGAAGATATCCGGTCAGAAATTTTATAGGAATAGATGTTAAAGCCTCAAGAATATATCATGGTGCATTACACGCAATCAAAAATAAATTGCATAATGTGGCATTTGTTATCTCAAGAGCAGAGAAACTATGTGAAATTTTTCCGCAAAAATCTTTGGATGAAATTTACATACCTTTCCCTGATCCACACATTCGGCGGGCAAATCACAACCGACGATTGATTTCTCCTGACTTTCTTAAAATTTACAGTCAACTGATTGTGGACAATGGCAGAATTCATTTCAAAACGGATAATAAAGAACTTTACGAATATGCTTCGAGAACTATCTCAGAATTCAGATGCAAGATTGTTTTTATGACAAGTGATTTATATAAGGAGAGCAGTGAAGAATTTACAACTAACATTAAAACAAGTTTTGAATCACATTACGTTAAACAAGGCAGAGAAATCGGATATATATGTTTCCAGTTTTAA
- a CDS encoding PQQ-binding-like beta-propeller repeat protein, which produces MKSQAMQFFVVTVAIAISSIFVNNAFSQEKNFIGTKKIFQDGKVAIETFPEKNNGAIENLDEHFYGMNNANGDKYVLGGNVLWSTQDAVAIANVVAINSTGSSALTGWGLNNQRVTLYSDVNSNPIWDFTTGQIDPFIDISADGSKIAATAGTQFYLLNPVNGNIDFQFDLPDSLYASAVALSRDGSMAVVLAQAGGSSTTYRAYAFDISGSPTIEWTFDVQGSEILNWAGVNFSADGSNVAITGRNHLYIFNSSDGTLIWDHFVDNTESAPAISGDGKVVVTADNSGFVQTWHFDSLTNEYFKLWQYRIPVGAFTNWASSVGISADGKTIVAGSLIFYSAGYDGTVMCFDTYGDGMPKWVFANAGDLVDDIKLSDDGKVAAAVTWGDLAHTRPDLLVFDTQTGQVTFNVVSPGSFFTCDINPEGTRVFAGGKAVHAREFGNGGRIYLCEIDLGGGTVNGVANLTNTGDDSGILVKVLGTSRTATTNLSGSYTIQNVPAGTYTVQAEKPGYNFGTVTNVVVTDGGITSGVNMAMAPFTAQPPTLSASTNLMGMIMLNWTLLFTNPVRQKEIALMVGDEVGQIDVSQTATRTISEKENLNGSNSNYSDFILADSIAIYRSLVAGGPYQKIASVAATETSYNDMDVFALRNYYYVVNIFNETGQSIYSNESLGSVSDSLLTFSLDVPEASIPTIDGVLSAGEWDDAFKLDISDIFGYGGGVPRAQGSAFLYLKFDDTNDMLYIAGEDFLNPTLDDNEGFGLYFDDNNNNVFDGQIPFIQEGNFWAYWHPTGANLRFRPINGGAIGQVDTLFNAEVDFSASAGHLQGEFAIPMGFKEGYQLQIFGPDKIAGLGAFLIARQAGSPIYSGWWPQTMNTVFNPQYFGDVGIDVSLQAPPQPPSNISVTRQGEDLLITWEDPTLGINNDPLQVAPTINIYKNGEFLASVQTGVETYLDNEVFCVAWYEYQFEAYFIDGSDTLTGPMTSPFGAYACQEPVLVPISYDDGEWDGFYVPSFSWEENKWAVRFTPTSYPSYLRKVETIVNGNEAFDFTIQKDDGGFPSDIIAGPYRVNDNDPEIVATISKTLPGIDPPEITDGDVWVVINYLESTPGAPGVGVDSDPPLDGRTIQYLTSTGWTSFGSGDLMITAYFSDQPVGVENNNDKNIPLTFDLKQNYPNPFNPSTVIAYQIPQSEFVTLEIYNSIGEKVRTLVDGTQETGFYQVQWDGKNNSGNQLSSGVYLYRLSAGNYTNVMKMVLLR; this is translated from the coding sequence ATGAAATCTCAAGCTATGCAATTCTTTGTTGTTACTGTAGCAATTGCAATCTCATCAATTTTTGTGAATAATGCATTCTCTCAAGAAAAAAACTTTATTGGTACTAAAAAAATCTTTCAGGATGGAAAGGTGGCTATAGAAACTTTTCCTGAAAAAAATAATGGTGCGATTGAAAATCTTGATGAACATTTTTATGGAATGAACAATGCAAACGGTGACAAATATGTTTTAGGAGGAAACGTTCTATGGTCAACACAGGATGCTGTTGCAATCGCGAATGTAGTTGCAATTAACTCAACCGGCAGTTCAGCTTTGACAGGGTGGGGACTTAATAATCAGAGAGTTACTCTTTATTCAGATGTAAATTCAAATCCAATCTGGGATTTCACAACTGGTCAGATTGATCCGTTTATTGATATTTCAGCAGATGGTTCAAAAATAGCAGCAACTGCAGGGACACAATTTTACTTACTCAATCCTGTAAATGGAAACATAGATTTTCAGTTTGATCTGCCTGATTCTCTTTATGCTTCGGCGGTTGCATTATCACGCGATGGATCAATGGCGGTGGTTCTTGCACAAGCAGGGGGAAGTTCAACTACATATCGTGCTTACGCGTTTGATATTTCAGGTTCACCAACAATTGAATGGACGTTTGATGTGCAGGGAAGTGAAATTTTAAACTGGGCAGGTGTAAACTTCTCAGCCGATGGATCCAATGTCGCAATAACAGGTCGTAATCATTTGTACATTTTCAATAGTTCAGACGGAACACTTATATGGGATCATTTTGTTGATAACACAGAATCAGCACCAGCAATAAGCGGTGATGGTAAAGTTGTAGTTACTGCAGATAACAGTGGTTTCGTTCAAACCTGGCATTTTGATTCTTTAACGAATGAATATTTCAAACTCTGGCAGTATCGAATTCCGGTAGGTGCTTTTACAAACTGGGCATCTTCTGTTGGAATATCTGCTGATGGAAAAACTATTGTTGCTGGTTCTTTAATTTTTTACTCAGCAGGTTACGATGGTACAGTTATGTGTTTCGATACATACGGAGATGGTATGCCAAAATGGGTATTTGCAAATGCAGGAGACCTTGTAGATGACATTAAACTTTCTGATGATGGGAAAGTTGCTGCAGCAGTTACATGGGGCGATCTTGCACACACGCGTCCAGATCTATTGGTTTTTGATACTCAAACTGGTCAGGTGACTTTTAATGTAGTATCACCAGGTTCGTTTTTTACATGTGATATAAACCCTGAAGGCACACGCGTCTTTGCTGGTGGTAAAGCTGTTCATGCACGTGAGTTCGGCAATGGCGGAAGAATTTATTTATGTGAAATAGATCTAGGTGGAGGAACTGTAAACGGTGTTGCGAATCTGACAAACACTGGTGACGATAGTGGCATTTTAGTCAAAGTTTTAGGTACTAGCCGAACAGCTACAACGAATCTATCTGGAAGTTACACAATTCAAAATGTTCCTGCCGGAACTTATACTGTTCAAGCTGAAAAACCCGGATACAATTTTGGAACTGTAACTAATGTAGTTGTCACCGATGGCGGGATTACTTCCGGAGTAAATATGGCAATGGCTCCATTTACTGCTCAACCACCTACACTCAGCGCTTCAACAAATCTTATGGGGATGATAATGCTGAACTGGACTTTACTCTTCACGAATCCTGTGCGTCAGAAAGAAATTGCTTTAATGGTTGGAGATGAAGTTGGTCAGATAGATGTATCGCAAACAGCTACAAGAACTATTTCGGAGAAAGAAAACCTGAATGGTTCAAATTCCAACTACTCAGATTTTATTTTAGCAGATAGCATTGCTATTTACAGAAGCTTAGTTGCTGGTGGGCCATATCAGAAAATTGCAAGTGTCGCAGCTACCGAAACAAGTTATAATGATATGGATGTTTTTGCGCTAAGAAATTATTATTATGTGGTAAACATCTTCAATGAAACAGGTCAGAGCATTTACTCAAATGAATCTTTGGGTAGTGTTAGCGATTCTCTGTTAACATTTAGTCTTGATGTTCCTGAGGCATCAATCCCAACTATTGATGGCGTACTATCTGCCGGTGAATGGGATGATGCTTTCAAACTTGATATCTCAGATATTTTTGGTTACGGTGGCGGAGTACCGAGAGCTCAGGGTTCAGCTTTCCTTTACTTAAAATTTGATGATACTAATGATATGCTCTATATAGCCGGTGAAGATTTTCTTAATCCAACTCTCGATGACAATGAAGGATTCGGTTTGTATTTTGATGATAATAACAACAATGTTTTCGATGGTCAAATTCCATTTATACAGGAAGGAAACTTTTGGGCATATTGGCATCCAACAGGTGCAAATTTACGGTTCAGACCAATAAACGGAGGAGCGATAGGTCAAGTAGATACACTATTTAATGCTGAAGTAGATTTCTCTGCATCCGCTGGTCATCTGCAAGGTGAATTTGCAATTCCAATGGGATTTAAGGAAGGATATCAGCTTCAAATTTTTGGTCCGGATAAAATAGCAGGATTAGGAGCTTTCCTGATCGCAAGACAGGCAGGTTCTCCAATCTATAGCGGCTGGTGGCCTCAGACAATGAATACTGTATTTAATCCTCAATATTTTGGTGATGTTGGAATAGATGTTTCACTTCAGGCACCACCGCAACCGCCATCAAATATTTCTGTTACACGTCAGGGTGAAGATTTATTGATAACCTGGGAAGATCCTACTTTAGGAATAAATAATGATCCGCTGCAAGTTGCGCCAACTATAAATATTTATAAGAATGGAGAATTTTTAGCATCTGTTCAAACCGGAGTTGAAACATATCTGGATAATGAAGTGTTTTGTGTTGCGTGGTATGAATATCAGTTCGAAGCTTATTTTATTGACGGAAGTGATACACTAACCGGTCCAATGACATCTCCATTCGGAGCGTATGCTTGTCAAGAACCTGTTCTGGTTCCAATAAGTTATGATGATGGCGAATGGGATGGATTTTATGTACCAAGTTTTAGTTGGGAAGAAAACAAATGGGCGGTTAGGTTTACTCCAACTTCCTATCCATCATATTTAAGGAAAGTGGAAACAATTGTAAATGGAAACGAGGCTTTTGATTTTACCATACAAAAAGACGATGGTGGGTTTCCATCTGATATTATTGCTGGTCCATATCGTGTAAATGACAATGATCCTGAAATTGTAGCTACGATATCTAAAACTTTACCCGGCATTGATCCTCCGGAAATAACTGATGGGGATGTTTGGGTTGTCATCAATTATCTGGAATCCACACCAGGCGCACCCGGTGTTGGGGTTGATTCTGATCCACCACTTGATGGCAGAACTATTCAATATCTTACAAGTACCGGTTGGACTAGTTTCGGAAGCGGAGACCTGATGATAACTGCATATTTTTCTGATCAGCCGGTTGGCGTTGAAAATAATAATGATAAAAATATTCCATTGACGTTTGATTTAAAACAGAATTATCCAAATCCATTTAATCCTTCAACCGTAATTGCATATCAAATTCCGCAAAGTGAATTTGTTACCCTGGAGATTTATAATTCAATTGGTGAAAAGGTAAGAACTCTGGTGGACGGAACTCAGGAAACAGGCTTTTATCAGGTTCAATGGGATGGAAAAAATAATTCCGGTAATCAATTGTCAAGCGGAGTCTATTTGTACCGTCTCAGTGCAGGTAATTATACCAATGTGATGAAGATGGTTCTTTTACGTTAA
- a CDS encoding L,D-transpeptidase family protein, translating into MLFIILSSCSKEGSEEEKSLNERLNFSSTEYLQSFKSKITSIDSSLIKLDTLIQYYDTLRSFYTKRNFQPLFIKSFDDEGNVYSILSIFEKAGDHGLNREQYHFNNIVSEFTDAIDTLPNKFRYSNLSNAELLLCDGILKYCQHLRYGAVNPKELFSDSYYIPLDDSTKGDLFQPLKQENILQYLVDIQPKSKRYVELQTALKYFSKFSNIKWAIIPVPVKKIEPGSRDSLIAKITQKLISLEYLDTSKIKINDFTFYDSTLVELVKSFQRNNGLVDDGVIGKGTIERFNISPKQNIDIIKLNLERFRWNEYADTGKYILVNIPDFMLNIFNEGKKVYTSKVCVGSKRSSYYQQQFKVYKKTKQWKDKPDDWETPNMFGEISYIVLNPTWNVPPSIMREEIAYKLKKDSTYLRDKNFKVYKDGIEIDPMEVQLADLHSDKIPYRIIQDPGSGNALGKIKFIFSNPFGIYLHDTPNRPPFNQSNRAVSHGCVRVEKPLPLAEFLLKNNPKWNIDYLKIEIGQKVENKKIVSEYMKKRTSLRKNSSLGETTDVSLAQKISLYIDYYTAWVDDTGILQLRTDVYGRDKILLDYMTNQRFI; encoded by the coding sequence TTGCTTTTCATTATTCTATCATCCTGCAGTAAAGAAGGATCAGAAGAAGAGAAAAGTCTAAACGAAAGATTAAATTTTAGCAGTACAGAATATTTGCAGTCTTTCAAAAGTAAAATAACTTCAATTGATTCAAGTTTGATTAAGCTGGATACACTTATTCAATACTATGATACATTGCGAAGTTTTTATACCAAAAGAAATTTCCAACCGCTATTTATAAAAAGTTTTGATGATGAAGGAAATGTCTATTCAATCCTTTCCATATTTGAAAAAGCTGGTGACCACGGATTGAATCGTGAGCAATATCATTTTAACAATATTGTATCTGAGTTTACAGATGCAATAGATACATTGCCAAATAAGTTCAGATATTCAAATTTGTCGAACGCAGAATTATTACTGTGTGATGGAATTCTAAAATATTGTCAACACCTGCGATATGGTGCGGTTAATCCAAAGGAATTATTCTCCGATTCTTACTACATTCCTCTGGATGATTCAACAAAAGGAGATTTATTTCAGCCGTTAAAACAAGAAAATATTCTGCAATACCTTGTTGATATCCAGCCAAAAAGTAAAAGATATGTCGAGTTACAAACTGCTTTAAAATATTTCAGCAAATTCAGTAATATCAAGTGGGCTATTATTCCGGTACCTGTTAAAAAAATCGAACCTGGCAGTCGTGATTCTTTGATAGCAAAAATAACCCAAAAACTTATTTCACTTGAATACCTTGATACTTCAAAGATTAAGATCAATGACTTCACATTTTATGATTCGACACTTGTTGAATTAGTGAAATCTTTCCAGCGAAATAATGGTCTGGTTGATGATGGGGTAATAGGTAAAGGAACTATTGAACGTTTCAATATTTCACCAAAGCAGAATATTGACATAATAAAATTAAATCTTGAAAGATTCAGATGGAATGAATATGCTGATACCGGCAAATATATTTTAGTAAATATTCCGGATTTTATGCTCAATATTTTTAATGAAGGGAAAAAAGTTTACACTTCCAAAGTATGCGTTGGTTCAAAGCGATCATCATACTATCAGCAGCAATTTAAAGTTTATAAGAAAACAAAACAATGGAAAGATAAACCGGATGATTGGGAAACACCTAATATGTTTGGCGAGATTTCATATATAGTGCTTAACCCAACATGGAATGTTCCACCGAGTATTATGCGGGAAGAAATCGCTTATAAATTGAAAAAGGATTCAACTTATTTAAGAGATAAGAATTTTAAAGTTTATAAAGATGGGATTGAAATTGATCCGATGGAAGTTCAGTTAGCCGATCTTCATTCTGATAAAATTCCATACAGAATAATTCAAGACCCAGGATCCGGAAATGCACTCGGCAAGATAAAATTTATTTTCAGTAATCCGTTTGGAATTTACTTACACGATACACCAAACAGACCGCCATTTAATCAATCAAACAGAGCAGTCAGTCATGGCTGCGTTCGTGTTGAAAAACCGTTGCCACTTGCGGAATTTCTTTTAAAAAATAATCCGAAATGGAATATCGATTATCTTAAAATTGAGATTGGACAAAAAGTCGAGAATAAAAAAATTGTCTCAGAGTATATGAAAAAAAGAACTTCATTGAGGAAAAATTCAAGTCTCGGTGAAACTACCGATGTATCACTTGCACAAAAAATTTCATTGTATATTGATTACTATACTGCCTGGGTGGATGATACAGGAATCCTTCAACTAAGGACTGACGTTTATGGCAGAGATAAAATTTTACTGGATTATATGACTAATCAAAGATTCATCTGA